The genomic segment CATAAACCAGAGCTACCAGGCGCTGGCAAATCACTATGAGACAGTGGTGCTACCGGCGCGCCCGAGAAAACCGAAAGACAAGGCGAAGGCAGAATCAACTGTGCAGCTGGTAGAACGCTGGGTTTTGGCCCGGTTGCGTAAACGTAGGTTCTACTCGCTGGCCGAACTCAACCAGGTGATACGAGAACTCAATCATGAGTTGAATCTGCGCCCGATGCGTCATTACGGCGGACAAAGTCGCCTTGAACGCTTCAAGCAGCTGGACAAACCGGCTCTTGGGCCTCTACCGCCCACACAATGGGAATACAGTGAGTATCTCGTTGCCCGAGTGGGACCTGATTACCACATAGACTACGGCAAAAACTGGTACTCGGTGCCGCATCCGCTGGTTGGCGAGCGCGTTGACGTCATCGCCACCCAACGGCTGGTGCAAATCCACCATAAGGGCGTCTGCGTGGCTACGCACCCTCGCAGCGATAATGCCTATAGGCACACGACTCAGGCGGCGCACATGCCGGCTAACCATAAGGGGCAGAGTCAGTGGACGCCGGAAAGGCTGTGCAGTTGGGCGCTGTCGGTGGGTGTGTGCACACTGAAAGTGGTCGAGTCCATCCAAAAGAGCAAAGCCCATCCGGAGCAGGCTTACCGCTCCGTGCTGGGGCTACTCAATCTGCAACGGCGCTATGAGACGACGCGACTGGAGAAGGCCTGCGCGCTGGCGTTGGAGAAAGGGTGCATTAACCGCTCTTTCATAGCCAACGTATTGAAACACGGTCGTGAAAGTGAGGTCACCCAGGACGGAGCCGGCGTATCAATGCTGGTTCACGAAAACCTCCGAGGTCCGGACAGTTATCACTAAGGAGAATAAATATGGATACACTGTTAATGGCTCTGCGAGAGCTGAAGTTGTCGGCAATGGTCCAGGCGTTGGAGACGCAACGCGAACTCCCGGGGAGTTATGGGGAGCTGGGGTTCGAGGAGCGGTTGTCGTTGATGGTAGAAGCGGAAAATTTGCATAGAAAAAACAACCATATATGCCGTATGCGACGGCAATCGCAAATGCGCTTGCAGGCAAAACCGGAAGATATCCGTTATATCCCTAGCCGAGGAGTGACACCGGAACAGATGCGAGATCTGCTAGGAGGACAATATCTGAAATATCAGAAAAGCATACTCATCACGGGGCCGACAGGTACGGGCAAAACCTGGCTCAGTTGTGCGCTTGGTGAGCAGGCATGCCGGCAGCAATATAGCGTGCGTTACTGGCGAGTGGGTCGGTTGCTGGCCCATCTTCACCAGTGTCAGGTAGACGGGACCTATCTAAAACAGCTTAAGCAGTTAGAAAAAATAGAGTTACTGATCTTGGACGACGTGGGCCTAGAATCAATAAGTCCGATGCAGGCAACGATGCTGTTGGAGGTGATGGAAGATCGCTACGACAAAAGCAGCAGCATCCTGATCAGTCAACTGCCGGTGAAAAAATGGTATGGACTGATAGAAAACCCCACGACAGCTGACGCGTTACTCGATCGGTTAGTACACCCCAGCTATAGACTGGAACTTAAAGGCGAATCACTACGCAAAGAGCAAGGAGTAGCCAGCACAGGAAAAATAGACTAAACCCGAGTCAGAAGATGAGCAAACACGTGATAGAATATCACTGGAATGGGTGATCGGAAAATATCGGAATAACTGATCGGATGTCGCCGGAACAGCTGATCGGATACGTCGGAATCTGCAGGGGTGCTGTATGAAGGGACCCTGTACACGATTCTGTGTAAATGCCTTTTCTCAGAAGTGACCGTCCAGGCGGTCACCGAACTCGATAATAAAGCGGCTCATTGCCATGCGCCAGTCCCTCAAAGGCATTGTCCATTTCTGTGAGGCCGCCTGTATCGCCAGCCACACCACCTTTTTCACTGCGTCGTCGGTCGGGAACACCTTGCGCTTTTTGATGGCATGCCGGATCACGCTGTTTAACGACTCGATGGCGTTGGTCGTGTAGATCACCTTGCGGATGTCCGTTGGGTAGGCAAAGAACGTGGCCAGATTGGCCCAGTTTGCCTGCCAGCTTCGACTTATTTGCGGGTAGCGGATGTCCCAGGCACTGGAGAACGCTTCCAGCGCCTGCAAGTCGGCTTCTTCCGTAGGGGCCTGATAAATAGCTTTCAGGTCGCGGGTGACGGCCTTGTAGTCCTTCCAGGAGACGAACCGCAGGCTGTTGCGCACCATATGCACGATACACAGCTGGAGCCGCGCCTCCGGATACACCGCGTTAATAGCGTCAGGGAAACCTTTCAGCCCGTCTACGCAGGCGATAAGGATATCGTTCAGGCCGCGGTTTTTCAGCTCTGTCAGCACGTTCAGCCAGAACTTTGCGCCTTCATTTTCGGCCAGCCACATACCTAGCAACTCTTTCTGGCCTTCGATGTTGATGCCCAGCGCCAGGAACACAGATTTGTTGATGATGCGGCTGTCCTGCCGGACTTTTAGAACGATACAGTCAAGATAAACAATGGGATAGACTGCATCCAGAGGCCGGTTTTGCCATTCGACAACCTGCTCCATGACCGCATCGGTGACCTTTGAAACCAGCGCCGGCGAGACATCGGCGTCATACAGCTCTTTGAACGCGGCGGCGATCTCGCGGGTGGTCATCCCTTTGGCGTACAACGATAAAATCTGGTTATCCATCCCGGTAATCTGGGTCTGGTTCTTCTTCACCAGTTGCGATTCAAAGGAACCGTCACGATCGCGCGGAGTACGCAGCGCCAGCGGGCCATCGCCAGTGGTAACGGTTTTTGTGGAATAGCCGTTGCGGGCGTTGGTCCCCGGTTTAGGCTGATTTTTATCGTAGCCGAGGTGATGGGTCATTTCGGCATTGAGAGCTGCTTCGACGCTAATTTTTTTCAGCAGCCGATCGAAGTGACTGAGATCTTCAGGGGTTTTGAGATTTTTGGCCAGTTCGTTAGCCAGAGCCTGCAACTGTTTTTCGTCCATAAATTAACCTGTTTTTGATGTTGGATTGAACATATCAAAATCAGGCAAATACACAAATTTCTAAACAGGCTCGTATGAAGGTGTTCGACCCGACCCAGCACCCCGAGCTGCGCAACCTTTTTCCTGAACTGACGCCTGTTCAATTTGAAACATCGCTTCTTTTTTCTCTCGGTTGTTCACAGAAAGAAATTTCCTCATTTTGCTCAGTTGCTTACAAAGTCGTTAAACAAGCGATAGCAGAGGCAAAATCCAAATTTGAAACGCAATCATTAACGGGATTACTAACAGCATTTCATATTCGCTTAGTTCTATTTGCGTTATATGGTTGCCAAGGACAAAATGCGTCATACAAAAAAGGCTAGAAAAATATAGGTGTCTTTTAGGCACCTACGAATCCTTGCATAACAGCACAATACTGCCCACTCGTTAAGTAGTTAAATCTCTTTTCAAGGACGATATTTAATGAGTGGTACACGCCTAAAGCGGGAAGATATTTCTCCGCAGATCATACATATGTGTGAGAGCAACTCTAATCCCTGCCATATTCGTGATAGTGAATACCGCTATGTCTATATCAATCCGGCGATGGCTGAATTATTGGACTTGCCGAAAGGATTTAATATTGAAGGTAAGCTGATAACTGATATACCATCACTGGATGGCGGTCTTTTTAGAGGAAATTTACCGGCATGATAAAATCGTGATGAATAATAAAGCTACGCTATCTTTATTCATTACGAGCCTGTTTAGAAATTTGTGTATTTGCCTGATTTTGATATGTTCAATCCAACATCAAAAACAGGTTAATTTATGGACGAAAAACAGTTGCAGGCTCTGGCTAACGAACTGGCCAAAAATCTCAAAACCCCTGAAGATCTCAGTCACTTCGATCGGCTGCTGAAAAAAATCAGCGTCGAAGCAGCTCTCAATGCCGAAATGACCCATCACCTCGGCTACTATAAAAATCAGCCTAAACCGGGGACCAACGCCCGCAACGGCTATTCCACAAAAACCGTTACCACTGGCGATGGCCCGCTGGCGCTGCGTACTCCGCGCGATCGTGACGGTTCCTTTGAACCGCAACTGGTGAAGAAGAACCAGACCCGGATTACCGGGATGGATAACCAGATTTTATCGTTGTACGCCAAAGGGATGACCACCCGCGAGATCGCCACCGCGTTCAAAGAGCTGTATGACGCCGATGTCTCGCCGGCGCTGGTCTCAAAGGTCACCGATGCGGTCATGGAGCAGGTTGTTGAATGGCAAAACCGGCCTCTGGATGCAGTCTATCCCATTGTTTATATTGACTGTATCGTTCTAAAAGTCCGGCAGGACAGCCGCATCATCAACAAATCTGTGTTCCTGGCGCTGGGCATCAACATCGAAGGCCAGAAAGAGTTGCTAGGTATGTGGCTGGCCGAAAATGAAGGCGCAAAGTTCTGGCTGAACGTGCTGACAGAGCTGAAAAACCGCGGCCTGAACGATATCCTTATCGCCTGCGTAGACGGGCTGAAAGGTTTCCCTGACGCTATTAACGCGGTGTATCCGGAGGCGCGGCTCCAGCTGTGTATCGTGCATATGGTGCGCAACAGCCTGCGGTTCGTCTCCTGGAAGGACTACAAGGCCGTCACCCGCGACCTGAAAGCTATCTATCAGGCCCCTACGGAAGAAGCCGGCTTGCAGGCGCTGGAAGCGTTCTCCAGTGCCTGGGACATCCGCTACCCGCAAATAAGTCGAAGCTGGCAGGCAAACTGGGCCAATCTGGCCACGTTCTTTGCCTACCCAACGGACATCCGCAAGGTGATCTACACGACCAACTCCATCGAGTCGTTAAACAGCGTGATCCGGCATGCCATCAAAAAGCGCAAGGTGTTCCCGACCGACGACGCAGTGAAAAAGGTGGTGTGGCTGGCGATACAGGCAGCCTCACAGAAATGGACAATGCCTTTGAGGGACTGGCGCATGGCAATGAGCCGCTTTATTATCGAGTTCGGTGACCGCCTGGACGGTCACTTCTGAGAAAAGGCATTTACACAGAATCGTGTACAGGGTTTTCATTACCACTGCTTTTGGCCGCTTTGTTGAATAAATCCGAAATTTGTGACGACTTCCTTCCTATCAGGGCGATTGTTACATGATGCGGACGCTGTTTGGCATTCCTAACAGTGTGATCCGGTTGAGTGCTTTAACCATTGCCATTGCCTCACCTACCTGCGCGTCATAGTCATGCAGACTCAGATGACCACCCAGAAGTGTTTTAAACCGGAACATGGCCGTTTCAGCCAGTGAACGCCGGTGATAACCTACTTTCTTTTTCCAGGTATCGTTATTGCCGCTCAGATGCTGATTTGCCACCGCATGATTACGCTCATGGTATCGAGCTGGCCAATATTGCGCACCACTTCGCGGTGGGATAAGCGGCTTTATTTTTTTCCTCAGCAGAGCATCATGACAGTAACGCGTATCGTAAGCACTGTCAGCCGACGCTTCCCTGATTTTCCGGTGGGTTTGGTTAATCAGCCCGGGCAGCGCCTGCGCATCTGTCGTACCGCTTAGCGATAAATCGGCACAGATAATTTCATGTGTCACGCTATCTACTGCCAGATGAAGCTTGCGCCATACTCTGCGCCTCTCAGCCCCATGCTGCCTGACTTTCCATTCGCCTTCGCCGAAGACTTTCAGGCCGGTGCCATCGATGACCAGGTGTGAGATTTCGCCGCGGGTTGGCGTTTTTATGCTGATGTCGACGGTTTTTGCTCGCCGGCTGACCAGAGAGTAATCTGGGCAGCGCAGCGACAGCCCCATCAGTTTAAAAATCGAGTCAACGAAACCCTGTAACGCCCGGAGCGAAAGGTTAAACACGCGCTTTATCATCAGAACCGTGGTAATGGCCATATCGGTGTAGTGAAGCGGCCGGCCACGATGTTCAGGTGGTGTACTCTCAGTCCATGCAGCAATGGCTGACTCATCAAGCCATACTGTCAGGTCCCCCCGCTGCCTGAGCGCATTGTTATATGCGGGCCAGTTGGTAATTTTAAACTTTTGCTTTGCCATGGGGACCTGATGTTGAAACGAATGTAGTGATCAGAGCCGCCAGTCACCTAAAAGTTCGATTTATTCAACAAAGCCCCGGAAAAAGGCAAAATCAGCAGCTCCGGTTCCGAGGCGGGTTTGCAACCCCAGTACGGGGTTCCCCTATGGCGTGACCCTAGAGGCCTTTTTATCGCCCTTTGGTTTACCCTGCAAGCAGCCCGCCTGGGGCTATATCGCCGGTGTGGATCTGAAGACCCATACTATTGCCTGGAAGCACCGTATCGGCACGGTACGCGACAGTTCTCCGCTGCCGCTGCCTTTTAAAATGGGGATGCCGATGCTGGGCGGACCGATCGCCACCGCCGGTAACCTGTTGTTTATCACCGCAACGGCGGACAATTACATCCGCGCGTTTGATGCCACCAGCGGTAAACCGCTGTGGCAAGACCGTTTGCCGGCCGGCGGCCAGTCCACGCCAATGACCTATGAGGTCAACGGTAAGCAATATGTCGTCACCGCCGCGGGGGGACACGGTTCTTTCGGCACCAAGCTGGGGGACTATATCATCGCCTACGCGCTGCCGGACGAGAAATAAGCGCCTGCCTAAGCCAGTGAAAACACCGGGGCCGATAGCGATATCGGCCCTTTTTTCATCTGTAAAGGCGCAAGTCGCCGGTGCGCGCACTGCCCCGCTGCACCGTGGCGGTGGCTGGCACGGCATGCCGGTCCTTGCGCCTCCTGAGGCACACCCGGCACGCGTGTTGCAGGTTTTGCACGCGCAGGCCGGACCTTTCACCCGTCCTGGCGCCGATTTTCCGGCCGCGGAGGGCAGCAGGTTGCAAAAATCGCTTACGCTGCCCGAGACGCGGCACGCCCTCGTCCTACGCGCGTCCCGTCGTGGATTATAGTTAAAGGAATCAGCGGGTGAACCAGCGGGCGATGCCGGACGGCGGATCACCTTATGTCGCGCGATACCGCGCAAAAAGCGCAAGGGTACCCTGGCGTCTGGCGCTGTTGGGCCTACAACCCGCGCCGCGCAGCCCGCCCGTAGCGGTATAGGCAATTGATCGTGGCAGTGTGCGAGTGTATGCTCAGGGCAATTTTTTTACCGTAACTCTTTTAGCTTGCCTCAAAGATGAGGGTAGCTCGGTTTAGGCGCGCGACGTTAGCCTGACGAGCCTCGTCCATCCTATGGCGAAAAGGATGTATGTTACTTCCCGTTATTATGGCCGGTGGAACCGGCAGCCGTCTGTGGCCGATGTCACGCGAGCTTTATCCCAAGCAGTTTCTCACCCTGCACGGCGATCATTCCATGTTGCAGGAAACGGTGCTGCGCCTGGAAGGGCTCAATACCCGCCAGCCGTTGGTGATTTGTAATGAGGAACACCGTTTTCTGGTGGCGGAACAGCTGCGGCAAATCGACAAGCTGTCGCAAAATATCATCTTGGAACCGGTGGGGCGCAATACGGCCCCGGCCATCGCATTGGCCGCTTTGAGCGCCATCGTTGACGGTGATGATCCGCTGCTATTAGTGCTGGCGGCCGATCACGTGATTGAGGATGAGAAGGCGTTTCATCGCGCTATTCAGCAGGCGCTCCCTTACGCCCGCAACGGCAATCTGGTGACGTTCGGTATCGTGCCCAGCGCGCCGGAGACAGGGTACGGTTATATTCAGCGCGGTGAGGCACAAAACGATGCGGCGGTTTTCCAGGTGCATCGGTTCGTGGAAAAACCGGATCGGGCGACGGCGGAACGTTATATCGCCAGCAGCGAATATTACTGGAATAGCGGCATGTTCCTGTTTCGCGCTAAAAAATACCTCAGCGAGCTCGGTAAATTCCGCCCAGATATTCTCGCTGCCTGTGAAAAAGCCATCGAATCGCCGCAGGCGGATAGCAATCAGGAGTTTATTCGCATCGACAAAGACGAATTCATCACCTGTCCCGATGATTCGGTGGATTATGCGGTGATGGAAAAAACCGCCGACGCCATGGTGGTACCGCTGGATGCCGGTTGGAGCGATGTGGGATCCTGGTCGGCGCTGTGGGAAGTCAATCAAAAGGACGACAGGCAAAATGCCCTTACCGGCGATGTTTTTCTGCACAATACCGCCAATTGCTACATCAATACCGATGAGAAAATGGTGACGGCCATCGGCGTGAACAACTTGGTGATTGTGAACACCAAAGATGCGGTGTTGGTCGTCGATAAGGATAAGGTGCAGGACGTCAAGAAAGTGGTGGAATATCTGAAAACCCACGCCCGCAGCGAATATCGCCGTCATCGTGAGTCCTATCGCCCGTGGGGACGCATTGACACCGTGGTCAATGAAGCTCGCTACAACGTCAATCGCATTACCGTCAAACCGGGCGGGATGTTTTCGCTACAGATGCATCATCACCGCACCGAGCACTGGGTAGTGCTATCCGGCACAGCACGGGTGACGGTGGAGGACAAGTCTTATTTACTGACCGAGAACCAGTCCACCTTCATTCCCGTCGGGTCGGTACACAGTTTGGAAAACCCGGGGAAAATTCCGCTGGAACTCCTGGAGATCCAATCCGGCTCCTATCTCGGTGAAGACGATATCATCCGTCTGCGCGATCCTTATGGCCGCTGCTGATTGCAGGCGCCGCGGCGGCGGCGACGGATTTCAGGATTAATCTGCTGTCTGGCCGGGGCGCCCTGTTTTACCCTCGTGCCTGCGGAGCCACGGAGCCGATAGTGGCAATGCCCTGATAAAAGAAATGCCGTATCTCTTTCCTGCGTGTTTAGGGGACTATCTCGCCGTTCATGCCCGCGGCTTTCGGGCGATTCGCGCGCGGGCGGCAGGGGTGCGACTCGGTGAGGGCAGGGACGAGAAACCAACGCCGATAAAGGCGCCGTCCGGCGGGCAGCGAGAAATCCCATCTGGTGACGCTGTCGCGGTAGATGATAGAATTGATTGAATGATACTGCTGTCGAAAACATTTTGAGGGAAACATGGCTGTTTTATCCTGCTTTAAGGCCTATGACATTCGGGGAAGATTGGGTGCAGAGCTCAATGAGGATATTGCTTATCGCATCGGCCGCGCCTACGGCGAGCTGCTCAAGCCGCGCAGTATGGTCATCGGCGGCGATGTGCGCTTGACCAGCGAGGGTCTAAAACAGGCCCTGGCGCGCGGATTGAACGATGCCGGCGCTGACGTCCTGGATATCGGCATGAGCGGTACGGAAGAGATTTATTTCGCCACCTCCCATTTGGGGGTGGACGGCGGGATTGAGGTGACGGCCAGCCATAATCCGATGGACTATAACGGCATGAAGCTGGTGCGCGAGCAGTCCCGTCCCATTAGCGGCGATACCGGCCTGCGCGACATCCAGCGTCTGGCCGAAGAGAGCGCGTTCGGGCCGGTGGCGCAGGTGCGCGGCAGCCTGTGCCGCGTCGATGTGCTGTCGGCCTATGTAGATCACCTGCTGGGGTTTATTGACCTCGCCCGGTTTCGTCGCCCGATGACGTTGGTCATTAACTCGGGCAATGGCGCCGCGGGGCATGTGGTGGACGCACTGGAGGCGCGGTTCCAGGCCGCGGGCGCGCCGGTGTCCTTTGTGAAACTGCATCACCAGCCGGACGGTCATTTTCCCAACGGCATTCCCAATCCGCTGCTGCCTGAATGCCGCCAGGATACCACCGACGCCGTGAACGCCGCTGGCGCCGATATGGGCATTGCTTTCGACGGCGATTTCGACCGTTGCTTTTTATTCGATGAGCAGGGGGGGTTTGTTGAAGGCTATTACATCGTCGGTCTGCTGGCGGAAGCCTTTTTACACAAGCATCCCGACAGCAAGATTATCCACGATCCCCGCCTGACCTGGAACACCGAGGATATCGTTACCCGCGCCGGCGGCACGCCGGTGATGTCGAAAACCGGCCATGCGTTTATTAAGGAACGCATGCGCGCGGAGAATGCGATTTACGGCGGGGAAATGAGCGCCCACCACTATTTCCGCGATTTCTTCTATTGCGACAGCGGGATGATCCCGTGGCTGCTGGTGGCGGAGCTGATGGCGGTGCGGGGGCAATCCCTGAGCCAACTGGTGGGCGAACGTATGCGCGCCTACCCGGCTTCGGGTGAAATCAATCGCCAGTTGGTCGATGTGCCGGCGGCGATTGCCGCGGTGCTGGATCATTACCGTGATGCGGCGCTGGCAATCGATCGCACCGATGGCATCAGCGTGGTGTTTGCCGATTGGCGTTTTAATCTGCGCAGTTCCAATACCGAACCGGTGGTACGGCTGAACGTCGAGTCGCGGGGCGACACTGCCCTGATGAAGGATAAAACCCGGGAAATTCTTGCCATACTGACTGGAACGCACTGATGCTCAATGCCCTATTCGGTAGCATTTCCCGCTACCGCGGCTTTATTATTGATAGTATCCGCCGGGATTTTCAGTCTCGCTATCAAAAAAGCAGCTTTCTCGGTGCGCTATGGCTGATTTTGCAGCCGGTGGCCATGATTTCGGTGTATACGCTGGTGTTTTCTTCACTGATGCGCGCGCGTATGCCCGATATGAATACCCCCTTCGCCTATAGTATTTACCTGTGCTCGGGCGTGCTGACCTGGGGATTGTTTACCGAGACGTTAAACGGCTTGGTGAATGTGTTTCTCAATAATGCCAACATACTTAAGAAACTCAATTTTCCACGTATTTGCCTGCCGATCATCGTGTCGGTATCGTCGTTAATCAATTTTTTGATTATCTTCGCCCTTTTCGTGCTGTTTATGGTTGTTTCCGGCACGTTTCCCGGCTGGATCTTCTTTGCCATTATCCCCGTGCTGTTGGTACAGATGATGTTCACCGTGGGTTTGGGAATTATATTAGGCGTGATGAATGTGTTTGTGCGCGACGTGGGGCAGTTTGTCGTCATTTTGCTACAGTTCTGGTTTTGGTTCACGCCCATCGTTTACGCCGCGCGTACGCTTCCCGAATGGGCCCGCGCCACGATACGCTTTAATCCGATGGCGACCCTGGTGGAGTCATATCAAAATGTCCTGCTCTATCATCATATGCCTGACTGGTTGGCGCTGGCGCCGGTTACGGCTGTCGCCCTGGTGTTGTTTGCCATCGGCTGGCGGATGTTTCAGCGACATGCGGCCGATATTGTGGATGAGATTTAATGACCCGTATTGAAGTCACTCAGGTCGGCAAGGCCTATAAATACTACGCCTCAAAATGGCATCGGTTAGTGGAAAAACTGGGGCCGCTTTCCGTCGAGCGCCATAGCAAAAAATGGGTGCTGAAAGATATCTCCTTTACCGTACAGGCCGGCGAGTCGGTAGGCATCGTCGGCGTTAATGGCGCCGGCAAAAGCACGTTGCTGAAGCTGCTTACCGGCACCACGAAACCCACTACCGGCAAAATTACCCTGCACGGGCGTGTCGCGGCGCTGCTGGAATTGGGGATGGGATTTCATCCCGATTTCTCCGGCTGGCAAAATGTCTATATGTCCGGTTTAATGATGGGCTATAGCCGTGAAATGATAACGAGCCTGATGGCGGATATCGAGAAATTCGCCGATATCGGCGACTATATCGATCGGCCGGTGCGCATCTACTCCAGCGGTATGCAGATGCGGCTGGCGTTCGCGGTAGCGACCGCGTCGCGGCAGGATATTCTTATTGTCGATGAGGCCCTGTCGGTCGGGGATTCTCGCTTCCAAGCCAAATGTTTTGCCCGGATCGCCGACTTTAAGCGTCAAGGCACCACGCTGTTGCTGGTTTCCCATAGCGCCGGCGATATCGTCAAGCATTGCGACCGCGCTATTTTTCTCAAAAATGGCGCCATCGAGCTTGACGGCTCAGCCCGTGATGTCACCAACCGCTATTTGGATGAGCTGTTTGGTAAACAAGCCGACGCAGCGGTGGAACCGGTGCCGGCGGACAGTCCGTTGGGATTGACGTTGACCGCCCAAGGCGATCTCTTCGCCAGCCGCCGCGGTTATCGCGCGGAAGAGTATCGCTGGGGGCAGGGCGGCGCGAAAATCATCGATTTCGATATTCAGGCGGGTGGCGAACATTACCCCGCCGCCATTGATAGCACTAGCCAGACGGACTTACATGTCAAAGTGTTGTTTGAGCGGGACTTTGACAGCGTAGTGCCGGGTATGCTGATAAAAAGTCTTGAAGGGCTATTCTTATACGGCACGAATTCATTTCTTTGCTCTCAGGGCCGAGAGCATATTTCGGTGAAAGCAGGGGAAGTCAGAGTGTTTACTTTTAGTTTCCTGATGAATCTCAATCAGGGCGACTATTTACTCTCTTGCGGGATCTCTGCCGGTAATCCTCTCGGCGAGATGGTGCCATTAGATCGGCGATATGACGCGATCATGTTGCACGTCAGCCGCAAGGTGGAATTCTGGGGTCTTATTGATCTGGCATCGACATTTAAAAGTCATTCATAAAAAGGCTATGTGAAAGCAATGAGTAAAAATGTGCAGCAGCTGGTGGTGGAACTGCCTGAGGTGTATCAGACCATTTATGGGCATCCGGAATGGGCGCAGGCGGCGTCGCGGGACTGCTATGATCGTATTGATACCCTTGGCGCCATCTATGATCAATTGGCCGCGAAGCTCGGCCGACCATTGCGGGTGCTGGATCTGGGCTGTGCCCAGGGCTTCTTTTGTTTGAGCCTGGCCGAGCGCGGCGCCACCGTCAAAGGCGTGGATTTCCAAGAGGAAAATATCGCGGTGTGCCGCGCGCTGGCCGATGAAAACCCACAATTGGACGCCTCTTTCGCCACCGGCCGCATTGAGGAGGTCATCAATGCGCTGGAGCCCGGTCAATATGATCTGGCTATCGGCCTGAGCGTGTTCCATCACATCGTTCATCTTCACGGCGTGGCGCGGACGCAGCGCTGGCTGGCCCGTCTCGCTTCCTGCACCGAAGCCATGATCCTGGAGCTGGCGCTACGCGGGGAACCGCTATATTGGGGACCTTCTCAGCCGGCGGACCCGCGCGAATTGCTGCGCGATTGCGCTTTCTTTCACGAAATCGCGCGTTTTAACACGCATCTCTCCGCTATTTATCGCCCGCTGTACGTGGTCAGTCAACATTGGCTGCTGCTAGAGGGACATTGTGAGGTCATCGAGCAGTGGCGTGATGCGCCTTATACCGAGGCACAGGAGGTCCACCACGGCAGCCGCCGCTACTATTTTGGCAAAAACTATTTCTGTAAGGTTATCAATTTCAACCTGGCTGACGGTAGCCTGCTGGAGGCGGAAAACCAACGCAATCAGGACGAACTGCGGCGCGAATGCGCCTTTCTTAGCGCACCGCCGTCGGGCTTCGTTGCGCCGGCTTTGCTCGGGCATGGCATAAGCGACAGCGAAGGATGGCTGATAACGGAACGGCTGGAGGGCGAATTACTGCGGGACCGGTTATTGCGCGAAGA from the Candidatus Sodalis pierantonius str. SOPE genome contains:
- the cpsG gene encoding phosphomannomutase CpsG; the protein is MAVLSCFKAYDIRGRLGAELNEDIAYRIGRAYGELLKPRSMVIGGDVRLTSEGLKQALARGLNDAGADVLDIGMSGTEEIYFATSHLGVDGGIEVTASHNPMDYNGMKLVREQSRPISGDTGLRDIQRLAEESAFGPVAQVRGSLCRVDVLSAYVDHLLGFIDLARFRRPMTLVINSGNGAAGHVVDALEARFQAAGAPVSFVKLHHQPDGHFPNGIPNPLLPECRQDTTDAVNAAGADMGIAFDGDFDRCFLFDEQGGFVEGYYIVGLLAEAFLHKHPDSKIIHDPRLTWNTEDIVTRAGGTPVMSKTGHAFIKERMRAENAIYGGEMSAHHYFRDFFYCDSGMIPWLLVAELMAVRGQSLSQLVGERMRAYPASGEINRQLVDVPAAIAAVLDHYRDAALAIDRTDGISVVFADWRFNLRSSNTEPVVRLNVESRGDTALMKDKTREILAILTGTH
- a CDS encoding ABC transporter permease translates to MLNALFGSISRYRGFIIDSIRRDFQSRYQKSSFLGALWLILQPVAMISVYTLVFSSLMRARMPDMNTPFAYSIYLCSGVLTWGLFTETLNGLVNVFLNNANILKKLNFPRICLPIIVSVSSLINFLIIFALFVLFMVVSGTFPGWIFFAIIPVLLVQMMFTVGLGIILGVMNVFVRDVGQFVVILLQFWFWFTPIVYAARTLPEWARATIRFNPMATLVESYQNVLLYHHMPDWLALAPVTAVALVLFAIGWRMFQRHAADIVDEI
- a CDS encoding mannose-1-phosphate guanylyltransferase/mannose-6-phosphate isomerase → MLLPVIMAGGTGSRLWPMSRELYPKQFLTLHGDHSMLQETVLRLEGLNTRQPLVICNEEHRFLVAEQLRQIDKLSQNIILEPVGRNTAPAIALAALSAIVDGDDPLLLVLAADHVIEDEKAFHRAIQQALPYARNGNLVTFGIVPSAPETGYGYIQRGEAQNDAAVFQVHRFVEKPDRATAERYIASSEYYWNSGMFLFRAKKYLSELGKFRPDILAACEKAIESPQADSNQEFIRIDKDEFITCPDDSVDYAVMEKTADAMVVPLDAGWSDVGSWSALWEVNQKDDRQNALTGDVFLHNTANCYINTDEKMVTAIGVNNLVIVNTKDAVLVVDKDKVQDVKKVVEYLKTHARSEYRRHRESYRPWGRIDTVVNEARYNVNRITVKPGGMFSLQMHHHRTEHWVVLSGTARVTVEDKSYLLTENQSTFIPVGSVHSLENPGKIPLELLEIQSGSYLGEDDIIRLRDPYGRC
- a CDS encoding ABC transporter ATP-binding protein produces the protein MTRIEVTQVGKAYKYYASKWHRLVEKLGPLSVERHSKKWVLKDISFTVQAGESVGIVGVNGAGKSTLLKLLTGTTKPTTGKITLHGRVAALLELGMGFHPDFSGWQNVYMSGLMMGYSREMITSLMADIEKFADIGDYIDRPVRIYSSGMQMRLAFAVATASRQDILIVDEALSVGDSRFQAKCFARIADFKRQGTTLLLVSHSAGDIVKHCDRAIFLKNGAIELDGSARDVTNRYLDELFGKQADAAVEPVPADSPLGLTLTAQGDLFASRRGYRAEEYRWGQGGAKIIDFDIQAGGEHYPAAIDSTSQTDLHVKVLFERDFDSVVPGMLIKSLEGLFLYGTNSFLCSQGREHISVKAGEVRVFTFSFLMNLNQGDYLLSCGISAGNPLGEMVPLDRRYDAIMLHVSRKVEFWGLIDLASTFKSHS